From a region of the Geothrix sp. 21YS21S-2 genome:
- a CDS encoding transposase, with amino-acid sequence MALGKVLEEGSGDFLRQLVMTTLERIMDSDVTALCQAEVGERSPLRENHRNGYRERDWETRLGTMALKIPKLRQGSYLPDFLEPRRHWERAFMIVVSEAYVAGVSTRKVEHLVEAMGAKGMSRSEVSRLAKELDVEVTAFRERPLDGPFRYIWLDAMYPTVSWWTTSRAVMNRQL; translated from the coding sequence GTGGCCCTGGGCAAGGTTTTGGAGGAAGGCAGCGGGGATTTCCTGCGCCAGCTGGTGATGACGACCTTGGAGCGGATCATGGACAGCGACGTCACGGCGCTTTGCCAGGCCGAGGTCGGGGAGCGTTCGCCGCTGCGGGAGAACCACCGGAATGGCTACCGGGAGCGGGATTGGGAAACCCGCCTGGGAACCATGGCCCTGAAAATCCCGAAGCTCCGGCAAGGGAGCTACCTTCCGGACTTCCTGGAGCCGCGCAGGCACTGGGAACGGGCCTTCATGATCGTGGTCTCGGAAGCTTACGTAGCCGGGGTCTCCACCCGGAAGGTCGAGCATCTGGTCGAGGCCATGGGGGCCAAGGGGATGTCCAGAAGCGAGGTCTCCCGGTTGGCCAAGGAACTGGACGTGGAGGTGACGGCCTTTCGGGAACGCCCGCTGGATGGGCCTTTCCGTTACATCTGGCTGGATGCGATGTATCCCACGGTGAGCTGGTGGACTACGTCCAGGGCAGTGATGAACCGGCAGCTGTAG
- a CDS encoding ATP-binding protein, producing the protein MTLFEAPFGTSNSGASFQVLYSNIFFLVRVILLLGPPGVGKTHLAIGLGRKAIQQGYSCRFITALDVVHQLTVGYIASSQM; encoded by the coding sequence ATGACCTTGTTTGAAGCCCCCTTTGGTACATCTAACTCGGGCGCAAGCTTCCAGGTTCTGTACTCGAATATCTTTTTTCTTGTTCGTGTAATCCTCCTACTGGGGCCGCCCGGCGTCGGTAAGACCCACCTGGCTATCGGCCTCGGCCGGAAGGCCATTCAGCAGGGCTACAGCTGCCGGTTCATCACTGCCCTGGACGTAGTCCACCAGCTCACCGTGGGATACATCGCATCCAGCCAGATGTAA
- a CDS encoding SPFH domain-containing protein, whose product METLIVAAITFIACFLVVPLLLGLLRAVGFYAIVQERRCLVYVLFGKVVGVLDEPGLHFLWLRLGWRAPFVKFLGRCYEIDYRLDQEYLRSAPVNSEEGAPMGIGIWYEMFISDPVAYLFKNTDPRGSLAANVSNSTVRCLSNMPLADMMANRHAMSQTVRNEVSPLSHDWGYKLGSIYIRKVHFRDADMIRQIESKVVNRLRQVTSSIKQDGTNQVNIITSTAERQAAVEFAKAGAVRPEIVGSALDEISRDPAVARAMFDVLETQKMLAGKGAITLIPARPALLADLLAAAPEAPRPR is encoded by the coding sequence ATGGAAACCCTCATCGTCGCCGCCATCACCTTCATCGCCTGCTTCCTCGTCGTGCCCCTCCTGCTGGGGCTGCTGCGGGCCGTCGGCTTCTACGCCATCGTGCAGGAGCGCCGGTGCCTGGTGTACGTGCTTTTCGGCAAGGTCGTGGGCGTATTGGACGAGCCCGGCCTCCACTTCCTCTGGCTGCGCCTGGGCTGGCGCGCTCCCTTCGTGAAGTTCCTGGGGCGCTGCTACGAGATCGACTACCGGCTGGACCAGGAATACCTGCGCAGCGCCCCCGTGAACTCGGAGGAAGGCGCGCCCATGGGCATCGGCATATGGTACGAGATGTTCATCAGCGACCCCGTGGCCTACCTCTTCAAGAACACCGACCCCCGAGGTTCCCTGGCCGCCAACGTCAGCAATTCCACCGTGCGGTGCCTGAGCAACATGCCCCTGGCGGACATGATGGCCAACCGCCACGCCATGAGCCAGACCGTGCGCAACGAGGTCTCGCCGCTCTCCCACGACTGGGGCTACAAGCTGGGCTCCATCTACATCCGCAAGGTCCACTTCCGGGACGCGGACATGATCCGGCAGATCGAGAGCAAGGTCGTGAACCGTCTGCGGCAGGTGACCTCCAGCATCAAGCAGGACGGCACCAACCAGGTGAACATCATCACCAGCACCGCCGAGCGCCAGGCGGCGGTGGAGTTCGCCAAGGCCGGGGCCGTGCGGCCCGAGATTGTGGGGTCGGCGCTGGACGAGATCTCGCGGGATCCCGCCGTGGCCCGGGCCATGTTCGACGTGCTGGAGACCCAGAAGATGCTTGCGGGGAAGGGGGCCATCACCCTGATCCCGGCCCGGCCCGCCCTGCTTGCGGATCTCCTGGCGGCCGCCCCGGAGGCCCCGCGGCCGCGGTAG
- a CDS encoding PilZ domain-containing protein — protein sequence MSDESAIIRNFDTIQEILRNVCDRNELAFLSTPYAKFELNFLLLDQEVVHVTATMSREDALYGLKSPSLTLRFPHGPRIFRASTSLLGIGMARGRKSLRLSRPAVLESDEFRRAFRVEKVGRIQVTFSSRKYDLLTGSLVNISTGGARIFSSREFEDGEILLDDVIHVSIPLTPGILINGQAKVRHVGDRSVGLEFRPTLSGNLLDDLSRWTFQKKEEAYHQFASREQEKAGDHAAKPAFLAEGPCIALVGGPPDLEERLRTLLAGLPPLHRYPATVQTMRALTEAKGVMALVYLDGADHEHRARAGTLLEPIRGKVPFFLLGGAGLGASVLLQLANDWEALMGFSIEGQGLAQLAKQVGGVFSYLVR from the coding sequence GTGAGCGATGAAAGCGCCATCATTCGCAACTTCGACACGATCCAGGAGATCCTGCGGAACGTGTGCGACCGCAACGAACTGGCCTTCCTCTCGACGCCGTACGCCAAGTTCGAGCTGAACTTCCTCCTGCTGGACCAGGAGGTCGTCCACGTCACCGCGACCATGAGCCGGGAGGACGCCCTCTACGGCCTGAAATCGCCCAGCCTCACCCTCCGCTTCCCCCACGGGCCCCGGATCTTCCGCGCGTCCACCTCGCTCCTGGGCATCGGGATGGCCCGGGGGCGCAAGTCCCTTCGGCTGTCGCGGCCCGCCGTCCTCGAGAGCGACGAGTTCAGGCGGGCCTTCCGGGTGGAGAAGGTGGGGCGGATCCAGGTGACCTTCAGCTCCCGGAAGTACGACCTCCTCACCGGCAGCCTCGTCAACATCAGCACGGGCGGGGCGCGGATCTTCTCCAGCAGGGAGTTCGAGGACGGGGAGATCCTCCTGGACGACGTCATCCATGTGAGCATCCCCCTGACCCCCGGGATCCTGATCAACGGCCAGGCCAAGGTCCGCCACGTGGGCGACCGGAGCGTGGGCCTGGAGTTCCGGCCGACCCTCTCGGGCAACCTCCTCGACGACCTCTCCCGGTGGACCTTCCAGAAGAAGGAGGAGGCCTACCACCAGTTCGCCAGCCGCGAACAGGAGAAGGCCGGGGACCACGCCGCGAAACCCGCCTTCCTGGCGGAAGGCCCCTGCATCGCCCTGGTGGGCGGGCCCCCCGATCTGGAGGAGCGCCTTCGAACCCTCCTGGCCGGGCTGCCCCCCCTCCACCGCTATCCCGCCACCGTCCAGACCATGCGGGCCCTGACGGAAGCCAAGGGCGTCATGGCCCTCGTCTACCTGGACGGGGCCGACCACGAGCACCGGGCCCGGGCCGGGACGCTGCTGGAACCCATCCGCGGCAAGGTGCCGTTCTTCCTCCTGGGAGGGGCGGGGCTGGGGGCTTCGGTCCTCCTCCAGCTGGCCAACGACTGGGAGGCGCTCATGGGCTTCTCCATCGAGGGCCAAGGGCTTGCCCAGCTGGCGAAACAGGTGGGCGGCGTGTTCTCCTACCTCGTGCGCTAG
- a CDS encoding SPFH domain-containing protein, which translates to MIDLSAGIPLGCALGFIAWFLVRYLAAGIYTVDQNQRAVKTSFGRAERVGTATTAEDPISAMLTPEERERYAVPQVRVIPPGGPYFKWPWERVYKVSVATETVSMAWDPAMPSANSGGTVLEAVTKDQLNTGLTGQIRFRISDRNLYAFLFGVKNPIAHVMGYFVSVLRERIANFEAPADADGVPAVQTGISINDLRKNLRDLNEHMDKECASAQARYGMLLEASLITAIDPPPDVESALAAINTAHNQVSSDISLAQASADQKIVQSRRAVEIETLKAQAEVEPLRLLASQIGLLKDKGGEGALDAYVRNVRLGLYSEAGRIVLEVK; encoded by the coding sequence ATGATCGATCTTTCCGCCGGCATCCCCCTGGGCTGCGCCCTGGGGTTCATCGCGTGGTTCCTGGTGCGGTATCTGGCGGCGGGGATCTACACGGTGGACCAGAACCAGCGGGCGGTGAAGACCTCCTTCGGGCGGGCGGAGCGGGTGGGGACGGCCACGACGGCGGAGGATCCCATCTCGGCGATGCTCACGCCGGAGGAGCGGGAGCGCTATGCGGTGCCGCAGGTGCGGGTCATTCCGCCGGGGGGGCCGTACTTCAAGTGGCCCTGGGAGCGGGTGTACAAGGTGTCGGTGGCCACGGAGACGGTCAGCATGGCGTGGGATCCGGCGATGCCCTCGGCCAACAGCGGGGGGACGGTGCTGGAGGCGGTGACCAAGGACCAGCTCAACACGGGGCTCACGGGGCAGATCCGGTTCCGCATCAGCGACCGCAATCTCTATGCCTTCCTCTTCGGCGTCAAGAATCCCATCGCGCACGTCATGGGCTACTTCGTGTCGGTGCTCCGGGAGCGCATCGCCAACTTCGAGGCGCCGGCCGACGCGGACGGCGTCCCGGCGGTGCAGACGGGGATCTCCATCAACGACCTGCGCAAGAACCTGCGGGACCTCAACGAGCACATGGACAAGGAGTGCGCGTCGGCCCAGGCGCGCTACGGGATGCTCCTGGAGGCCTCGCTCATCACGGCCATCGATCCGCCGCCCGACGTGGAATCGGCCCTGGCGGCCATCAACACGGCCCACAACCAGGTTTCCTCGGACATCAGCCTGGCCCAGGCGTCGGCGGACCAGAAGATCGTCCAGTCCCGGCGCGCGGTGGAGATCGAGACGCTCAAGGCCCAGGCGGAAGTCGAGCCCCTGCGGCTCCTGGCCTCGCAGATCGGCCTGCTCAAGGACAAGGGCGGCGAGGGGGCGCTGGACGCCTATGTGCGCAACGTGCGCCTGGGGCTCTATTCGGAAGCCGGCCGCATCGTGCTGGAGGTGAAGTGA
- a CDS encoding dicarboxylate/amino acid:cation symporter, giving the protein MQKLRHSLYLQVILAVLIGAALGYFRPQFAASMRPLGEGFIKLVKMLIAPIIFLTVVMGIAKMGDMKKVGRVGGKGILYFEVLTTIALAIGLVIANVFRPGAGMNINPASLDTKSIAAYTHPGAHLSTIDFIMNIIPKDVADAFAKGDILQILLFAMLFGSALAFIKDDGIPVMKFLDGLNKVFFRLVAMVMRLAPIGAFGAMAFTVGKYGLHSLVSLGKLIACFYATSLLFVILILGAVMKYAGLNIFKFLRYIREEILIVLGTSSSESALPLMMEKMERLGCSKSVVGMVIPMGYSFNLDGTSIYLTLACLFIAQATNTHVTLTQQLYILGILLLTSKGAAAVTGGGFITLAATLSVVGNIPVAGLALLLGIDRFMSEARAITNLIGNGVASVAVSKWEGELDLERATYFLDNPKVVEEEEYQLSRIPANPGVAYEG; this is encoded by the coding sequence CTGCAAAAGCTAAGGCATAGCCTCTACCTCCAGGTCATCCTCGCAGTGCTCATCGGAGCGGCACTGGGATATTTCCGTCCCCAGTTCGCGGCCAGCATGCGCCCCCTGGGCGAGGGCTTCATCAAGCTCGTGAAGATGCTCATCGCCCCCATCATCTTCCTCACGGTCGTCATGGGCATCGCCAAGATGGGCGACATGAAGAAGGTGGGCCGCGTGGGCGGAAAGGGCATCCTCTACTTCGAGGTCCTCACCACCATCGCCCTGGCCATCGGCCTGGTCATCGCGAACGTGTTCAGGCCCGGGGCGGGCATGAACATCAATCCCGCCTCCCTGGACACCAAGTCCATCGCCGCCTACACCCACCCCGGGGCCCACCTCAGCACCATCGACTTCATCATGAACATCATCCCCAAGGACGTGGCCGACGCCTTCGCCAAGGGGGACATCCTCCAGATCCTCCTCTTCGCCATGCTCTTCGGCAGCGCCCTGGCCTTCATCAAGGATGACGGCATCCCGGTCATGAAGTTCCTGGACGGCCTGAACAAGGTCTTCTTCCGCCTGGTGGCCATGGTCATGCGCCTGGCCCCCATCGGCGCCTTCGGCGCCATGGCCTTCACCGTGGGCAAGTACGGGCTCCACTCCCTGGTGAGCCTGGGCAAGCTCATCGCCTGCTTCTACGCCACCAGCCTGCTGTTCGTCATCCTCATCCTGGGCGCGGTGATGAAGTACGCGGGCCTGAACATCTTCAAGTTCCTGCGGTACATCCGGGAGGAGATCCTGATCGTGCTGGGCACCTCCTCCTCGGAATCCGCCCTGCCCCTCATGATGGAGAAGATGGAGCGCCTGGGCTGCTCCAAGTCCGTGGTGGGCATGGTCATCCCCATGGGCTACTCCTTCAACCTGGACGGCACCTCCATCTACCTCACCCTGGCCTGCCTCTTCATCGCCCAGGCCACCAACACCCACGTCACCCTGACCCAGCAGCTCTACATCCTGGGCATCCTCCTCCTGACGTCCAAGGGCGCCGCGGCCGTCACCGGCGGCGGCTTCATCACCCTGGCGGCGACCCTTTCGGTGGTGGGCAACATCCCCGTCGCCGGGCTGGCCCTGCTGCTGGGCATCGACCGCTTCATGAGCGAGGCCCGGGCCATCACCAACCTCATCGGCAACGGCGTGGCCTCGGTGGCCGTTTCCAAGTGGGAGGGCGAACTGGATCTGGAGCGGGCCACCTACTTCCTGGACAACCCCAAGGTCGTCGAGGAGGAGGAGTACCAGCTGTCCCGGATCCCCGCCAATCCCGGCGTGGCCTACGAGGGGTAG
- a CDS encoding site-specific integrase has protein sequence MRKRLSDSFVERLKPGPTVIRVWDIEVKGFGLRVTPNGAKSYVFQFTRDKRKIQATIGSASCWTTDEARDLEELVGCWREDYKSKLRPHSQARYESLLNRILPELGRRLVRDLTLADVESFYRKIMKEGYEVTANRCVTLLRRLLNIAERKGWRAMGTNPVTHLERHSEESRDRVLSGKELESLGAALHALEGTRLDPDPIRFLALSGLRMNEALGLRWLDIDFNRNTMTFRVHKTSRKAGAKVLPINSHLLAILKARAEVRISHYVFPGYFKRVTELQEDGTRKVKHVPTDGPLNSIKRVWENVTEDASLGKVEKVGRRKVFVPDAVIHDLRRTFNTVCAELGYPPQVFDALLGHKVAGVAGVYTRLSAAGGILAEASQATSDWIAAALDGRKPRLGEKVNGPSADPHGEGSEASA, from the coding sequence ATGCGGAAACGACTTTCAGATTCCTTTGTAGAGCGGCTAAAGCCGGGCCCCACCGTCATCCGCGTGTGGGACATCGAAGTGAAGGGTTTCGGCCTCCGGGTCACGCCCAACGGAGCCAAGAGCTACGTCTTCCAGTTCACCCGCGACAAGCGGAAGATCCAGGCCACCATCGGCAGCGCCTCATGCTGGACCACTGACGAGGCCCGGGACCTGGAGGAACTCGTGGGCTGCTGGCGCGAGGACTACAAATCGAAGCTCCGCCCGCACTCCCAGGCCAGATACGAATCCCTGCTGAACCGGATCCTCCCGGAACTGGGTCGGCGCCTGGTGAGGGACCTCACCCTGGCGGACGTGGAGTCCTTCTACCGAAAGATCATGAAGGAAGGGTACGAAGTCACCGCGAACCGCTGCGTGACCCTCCTTCGACGCCTGCTCAACATCGCCGAGCGGAAGGGATGGCGTGCCATGGGCACCAACCCGGTGACCCACCTCGAACGCCACTCCGAGGAATCCCGGGACCGCGTCCTTTCCGGAAAGGAACTGGAGTCCCTGGGTGCGGCCCTGCATGCCCTGGAGGGAACACGCCTGGATCCCGATCCCATCCGCTTCCTGGCCCTGTCAGGACTTCGGATGAATGAAGCGCTGGGTCTGCGCTGGCTGGATATCGATTTCAACCGGAACACCATGACCTTCCGGGTCCACAAAACCAGCCGGAAGGCCGGAGCCAAGGTCCTGCCCATCAACTCCCATCTCCTGGCCATCCTGAAGGCCCGGGCGGAAGTGCGAATCTCGCACTACGTCTTTCCCGGGTATTTCAAGCGGGTCACGGAACTTCAGGAGGATGGGACGCGCAAGGTGAAGCACGTTCCGACCGACGGGCCCTTGAATTCCATCAAGCGAGTCTGGGAAAACGTCACCGAGGACGCGAGCCTGGGGAAGGTGGAGAAGGTAGGGCGAAGGAAAGTCTTCGTCCCCGACGCCGTCATTCACGACCTGCGAAGGACGTTCAACACGGTCTGCGCGGAACTCGGATACCCGCCCCAGGTCTTCGATGCCCTGCTGGGGCACAAGGTCGCGGGGGTCGCAGGGGTCTACACGCGGCTGAGCGCAGCCGGGGGAATCCTGGCGGAGGCAAGCCAGGCGACCTCGGATTGGATCGCCGCGGCCCTGGATGGGCGCAAACCCAGGCTCGGGGAGAAGGTGAACGGTCCATCGGCAGATCCCCACGGAGAGGGTAGCGAGGCCTCCGCTTGA
- a CDS encoding helix-turn-helix domain-containing protein — protein MIEATWKHELRRHIGQKLRELRKHRSMSQAFLARQLGVSQAWLSYVEKGEGSLTAEQLLEVLKIFNEVPQAFDLAKRDPEAEFQRALAQQGADHLSQDPRVLPSTLNQDVETTLREVLLDGRNPRQITAIAPVLARNHDKVDLKRLWARFVDYGLQNRLGWALENVAEALGACASNLTSYNARPLRQAETALRNFLAVRVPLTEGWSSALEAVGPGHASGPGWEEALSHLDVLGGKAQSWKTVSNLWVAADPVSRRWGVVSNLQLQDFHDALKAGLDLNEIRNPNDTV, from the coding sequence GTGATCGAAGCGACCTGGAAACATGAACTTAGAAGGCATATCGGCCAAAAGCTTCGTGAATTGCGAAAGCATCGCAGCATGTCCCAGGCCTTCCTCGCCCGGCAGCTCGGTGTTTCCCAGGCTTGGCTTTCCTATGTGGAGAAAGGGGAAGGCTCCCTTACCGCTGAACAGCTCCTGGAAGTCCTCAAGATCTTCAACGAGGTGCCCCAGGCCTTCGATCTGGCCAAGCGGGATCCGGAAGCCGAATTCCAGCGTGCCCTCGCCCAGCAGGGGGCCGACCACCTTTCCCAGGATCCCCGGGTTCTGCCCAGCACCCTCAACCAGGACGTCGAAACCACCCTGCGGGAAGTCCTCCTGGATGGCCGGAATCCGCGCCAGATCACGGCCATCGCCCCGGTCCTCGCCCGGAACCACGACAAGGTCGACCTGAAGCGGCTCTGGGCCAGGTTCGTTGACTATGGCCTCCAGAACCGGCTTGGGTGGGCCCTGGAGAACGTGGCCGAGGCCCTTGGCGCATGTGCAAGCAATCTCACCAGCTACAATGCAAGGCCGCTTCGCCAAGCGGAAACCGCCCTCAGGAACTTCCTGGCCGTCCGGGTACCCCTGACCGAAGGGTGGTCCAGCGCCCTCGAGGCCGTCGGGCCGGGCCACGCATCCGGTCCGGGTTGGGAGGAGGCTCTCTCCCATCTGGATGTGCTGGGAGGGAAGGCTCAGTCCTGGAAGACCGTCAGCAACCTGTGGGTTGCCGCCGACCCCGTCAGCCGGCGCTGGGGCGTCGTCTCCAACCTCCAGCTCCAGGACTTCCACGACGCCCTGAAGGCCGGCTTGGACCTCAACGAAATCCGGAATCCCAATGACACCGTTTGA
- a CDS encoding tetratricopeptide repeat protein, which produces MPDPEALASCSLGDEAFARGDYPEAVRAYRRALAASPVPEASNNLGNALMLLGDLPGALAAYLEADCPDAWINASVAARALGDLDQASGLLQRALQAQPGNALALGSLGNLFKDLGRMDVALACHREALALDPGDPVAMGNLAYLRAFDPEASADDVLQEARAFDRIHAQGLRGAAPRGGPGPRLRIGYVSPDFRYHCQAFFTVPLFTHHDRRAFEIHAYSSVRHPDAVTEQLRACCDVWRDCAGLTDEALAALVRADGIDILVDLTMHMAGGRPLLFARGPAPAQVAWLAYPGTTGLSAMDYRLTDPYLDPPGITDAGYAERSIRLPHTFWCYHPLAEGPGPGPLPALAAGHVTFGCLNNPCKVNRAVLALWDRVLQAVPGSRLRLLAHAGRHRQLILDAFTDPARIDFTPFLPRRDYLELYRTIDICLDTFPYNGHTTSLDAFWMGVPVVTRVGATVVGRAGWSQLRNLGLPELAAWDDDSFVGIAAELAGDLPRLAELRAGLRPRMEASPLMDAGRFARDIEAAYRRMAT; this is translated from the coding sequence ATGCCCGACCCCGAGGCGCTGGCCAGCTGCTCCCTCGGGGACGAGGCGTTCGCCAGGGGTGACTACCCGGAAGCGGTCAGGGCCTACCGGAGGGCCCTGGCCGCTTCCCCCGTTCCGGAGGCCTCCAACAACCTGGGCAACGCCCTGATGCTCCTGGGCGACCTCCCCGGGGCGCTGGCGGCCTACCTGGAGGCGGACTGCCCCGACGCCTGGATCAACGCCAGCGTCGCCGCGCGGGCCCTGGGGGACCTGGACCAGGCTTCCGGGCTCCTCCAGCGGGCCCTCCAGGCGCAGCCCGGCAACGCCCTGGCCTTGGGGAGCCTGGGCAACCTGTTCAAGGACCTGGGCCGCATGGACGTGGCCCTGGCCTGCCACCGCGAGGCCCTGGCCCTGGACCCGGGCGACCCCGTCGCCATGGGCAACCTGGCCTACCTGCGCGCCTTCGATCCGGAGGCCTCGGCCGACGACGTCCTCCAGGAGGCACGGGCCTTCGACCGAATCCACGCCCAGGGCCTGCGCGGCGCGGCGCCGAGGGGCGGGCCCGGCCCCAGGCTGCGGATCGGGTACGTCTCTCCGGATTTCCGCTACCACTGCCAGGCCTTCTTCACCGTACCCCTCTTCACCCACCACGACCGCCGGGCCTTCGAGATCCACGCCTACTCCAGCGTGCGGCATCCGGACGCCGTCACGGAGCAGCTCCGGGCCTGCTGCGACGTCTGGCGGGACTGCGCGGGCCTGACCGACGAGGCGCTGGCTGCCCTCGTGCGCGCCGACGGCATCGACATCCTGGTGGATCTCACCATGCACATGGCCGGCGGCCGCCCCCTGCTCTTCGCCCGCGGACCCGCACCCGCCCAGGTGGCCTGGCTCGCGTATCCCGGCACCACGGGCCTGTCGGCCATGGACTACCGCCTCACGGACCCCTACCTGGACCCCCCCGGCATCACGGACGCCGGGTATGCCGAGCGCTCCATCCGGCTGCCCCACACCTTCTGGTGCTACCACCCCCTGGCCGAGGGACCCGGCCCCGGCCCCCTCCCGGCCCTGGCCGCGGGCCACGTCACCTTCGGGTGCCTGAACAATCCCTGCAAGGTGAACCGGGCCGTCCTGGCCCTGTGGGACCGCGTCCTGCAGGCCGTACCCGGCTCACGCCTGCGCCTCCTGGCCCACGCCGGCCGCCACCGTCAGCTGATCCTGGACGCCTTCACGGACCCCGCCCGCATCGACTTCACCCCCTTCCTGCCCCGCCGGGACTACCTGGAGCTGTACCGGACCATCGACATCTGCCTGGACACCTTCCCCTACAACGGCCACACCACCAGCCTCGACGCCTTCTGGATGGGCGTGCCCGTGGTGACCCGGGTGGGCGCCACCGTGGTGGGCCGCGCGGGCTGGAGCCAGCTCCGGAACCTGGGTCTCCCGGAGCTGGCCGCCTGGGACGACGACAGCTTCGTGGGGATCGCCGCGGAACTCGCCGGGGACCTGCCGCGCCTGGCGGAGCTGCGGGCCGGCCTGAGGCCGCGCATGGAAGCCTCCCCGCTCATGGACGCCGGGCGCTTCGCCCGGGACATCGAGGCGGCCTACCGCAGGATGGCGACCTAG
- a CDS encoding DUF6036 family nucleotidyltransferase, protein MTPFETFLQDLDRLYASQRPAEAPKVGLRILGSVALMIQAHYIRGTKDGDVLESALIHRTVKADLLNLGGKGTGLANRHGIYLDIVPSGILFMPNAVAYHPLPEISSALRCFEVEVMDITDPCVTKLKRFNANDQADLGAMVRLQKLDYALFRDRFLSAIDHCRGQAFADDYPRIVDNFHQVERDIFLVSETAIDLRANPYESED, encoded by the coding sequence ATGACACCGTTTGAGACATTCCTTCAAGACCTTGACCGCCTCTACGCCAGCCAAAGGCCGGCCGAGGCCCCGAAGGTCGGGCTTCGGATCCTGGGTTCGGTGGCCCTCATGATCCAGGCCCATTACATCCGCGGCACCAAGGACGGGGATGTGCTCGAAAGCGCCCTGATCCATCGAACCGTCAAAGCGGATTTGCTCAATCTCGGCGGAAAGGGGACCGGTCTGGCCAATCGGCATGGCATCTATCTGGATATTGTTCCCAGCGGGATCCTTTTCATGCCCAATGCCGTGGCCTATCACCCATTGCCGGAGATCTCCTCCGCGCTCCGCTGCTTCGAAGTCGAGGTCATGGACATCACGGATCCTTGCGTCACCAAGCTCAAGCGGTTCAACGCAAACGATCAGGCCGACCTTGGGGCCATGGTGAGGCTTCAGAAGCTTGACTACGCCCTTTTCCGGGACCGCTTCCTGTCGGCCATCGACCACTGCAGGGGACAAGCCTTTGCGGATGACTACCCCAGGATCGTCGACAACTTCCACCAGGTTGAGCGGGATATCTTCCTGGTTTCTGAGACCGCCATCGACCTGAGGGCCAATCCCTATGAATCGGAGGATTGA
- the meaB gene encoding methylmalonyl Co-A mutase-associated GTPase MeaB: protein MENASRLLRPLLDGSPRALARAITWMENGHPEARALMASVWPHLGRAVVIGLTGSPGSGKSTLTDQLARALRAEGRRVGILAVDPTSPFSGGAILGDRIRMGRIAADPGIFIRSMATRGALGGLARATQDAIDLLDAAGWDVVIVETVGVGQDEVDVVSCVQTCCVVLVPGMGDEIQAIKAGIMEVADIFIVNKADRDGVEKVEMEIQAMKSLGSAQAWDPPAVRTVAAQGEGIPELLEKIREHGTWLKAHGGFQVKARERARLRFGSLLAEEAARRARARAGSEKVELLIKAVADRVLDPYAAVDQVLGC, encoded by the coding sequence ATGGAAAACGCTTCCCGGCTCCTGCGACCCCTCCTGGACGGCAGCCCCAGGGCCCTGGCCCGGGCCATCACGTGGATGGAGAACGGCCACCCCGAGGCGAGGGCCCTCATGGCCAGCGTCTGGCCCCACCTGGGCCGCGCCGTGGTCATCGGCCTCACGGGGTCCCCGGGCAGCGGGAAATCGACCCTCACGGACCAGCTGGCCCGCGCCCTCCGGGCCGAGGGCAGGCGCGTGGGGATCCTCGCGGTGGACCCCACCTCCCCCTTCAGCGGGGGCGCCATCCTGGGCGACCGCATCCGCATGGGTCGCATCGCGGCCGACCCCGGCATCTTCATCCGCTCCATGGCCACCCGGGGGGCCCTGGGGGGCCTGGCCAGGGCCACGCAGGACGCCATCGACCTCCTGGACGCCGCGGGGTGGGACGTGGTGATCGTGGAGACGGTGGGCGTGGGCCAGGACGAGGTGGATGTCGTGAGCTGCGTGCAGACCTGCTGCGTGGTCCTGGTGCCGGGCATGGGTGACGAGATCCAGGCCATCAAGGCCGGCATCATGGAGGTGGCGGACATCTTCATCGTCAACAAGGCCGACAGGGACGGGGTGGAGAAGGTGGAGATGGAGATCCAGGCCATGAAGTCCCTCGGCTCCGCCCAGGCCTGGGATCCCCCCGCGGTTCGCACCGTTGCCGCCCAGGGGGAGGGGATCCCGGAGCTGTTGGAAAAGATCCGGGAACACGGGACCTGGTTGAAGGCCCACGGCGGTTTTCAGGTCAAGGCCCGGGAGCGGGCCCGGCTCCGCTTCGGCAGCCTCCTGGCGGAGGAGGCGGCCCGCCGGGCCCGCGCCCGAGCCGGCTCCGAAAAGGTTGAACTTCTCATTAAGGCCGTCGCCGACCGGGTCCTGGACCCCTATGCGGCGGTAGATCAGGTACTTGGTTGTTGA